From the Marivivens sp. LCG002 genome, the window AGGTTCATGTGTCACCCGTTGCGCTTTTGACATCGCAACGCGCAGGACTTTTCACTTCATTTCGGGGCGCAATCGCGCTTTCGGAGCGGATCGCCTCCGAATATGTCCCCTCGCCCTGCGCGGGCTGTGCGCAGCCCTGCACTACGTCCTGTCCCGTGGGAGCAATGGGGCCGAACGGTTATGACGTGCCTAAATGCCACGCCTTCCTTGACAGTTCCGAAGGTCGGGACTGTCTCTCCAACGGCTGCCGTGCGCGCCGTGCGTGCCCCGCCGGAACAAACCGACTCTCCGAACAATCCGCGCATCACATGAGTTATTTTCACAGATGACACTCCGCCTGATCCTGACGCGTCACGCAAAGTCCGACTGGGGCAACCCCGCGCTTGACGACAAAGACCGAAGCCTGAACGGGCGGGGCAAGGCCGATGCACCCAAGATCGGCGCATGGATCAAGTCGATGGGATACGAGCCGCAAGAGGTGCTCTGTTCGTCGGCCACCCGAACGCAAGAAACACTTCGTGGATTGGGCTATGATCACGCGCCCGCAATCAAGGTTCTCGACGCGCTTTATCTTGCCGAACCAGAGGACATCCTCGCCCTTCTCGGCACCGTCCAATCGGCAACCGTGCAGGTGATCGCCCATAACCCCGGAATCGGGGTCTTGGCGAATGCGCTTTTGGAGGATGAACCGGATCACCCCGACTTTTACCGTTATCCGACGGGCGCCACTGCGATCATCGACTTCGACCAAGCCGACTGGAGCGGAATTAAAGCGGGCACCCTTGTGGATTTCAGAGTGCCCCGCGATTTGTGACCCTTAACGGACCAGCATCGGTCCAAGCGGTTTGCCTGCACAGATGTGAACGTGCAAATGCGGCACTTCCTGATGCCCATGATCGCGCGTGTTTGCGATGGCGCGGAAACCGTCCTCTACCCCGACGATCTTGCAGACTTCGGCAATGGCTTTCATAAAGCCGACCTGCTCATCGGCACTTGCCTCCATCGCGAAGTGGTCAAGGCTCATATACGGGCCCTTGGGGATCACAAGAACATGGATCGGCGCTTGGGGCGCAATGTCTTCGAAAGCAAGAGCGTGCTCGTTCTCGTAAACGGTCTTGTTCGGGATTTCACCGCGCAGGATTTTCGCGAAAACGTTCTGATCGTCGTAAGCAAAAGACATAAGAGGCCTCAGTCATAAAAAAGATAAGGGGTTTCAGCGATTTGTCGCGCCAAGTCTTTGCTGATGTCCAGGAACTCTTCAAGCACTTCTGCATTTTCCTCGACCGTTGCCCGTTCACGAAGTTTGAGGTGATCGGGGAAATTCGCGTCTCTGATGCGGTCGCTTTCGAATAGGACGTCATTGAGAACGGTCGGCAACAAAAGCGCCATCGCCTCTGCCGAGGTCTGTTCCCCCGCAAGTCCGACACGTTTGGCATGCCCTTCCAGATATTCGTTGCTGAACTCGCAATCGATCTCCAAGAGCTGGGTCTTGGACCGATCCGAGAAAAAGTCCTGCATCAGATCGAGGCTTGCCGTATCGAGACAGATGATCAGGCGATCCGTCTCGTGGTAGTCGAACAGCATACGCATCAACGCTCGGCGGTGACGATGCCGCTTTTCCAGCGTCTTTTCGATGCCGCCAAGATCGGGGAGCGGCGTGCTCTCTTCGTTGAAGAGGAAATCGAGCGCGGGAATATCAGTGAAATGCTTGATCGAACCGATAAGACGCTTTGCGACATGCCATTTTTTACAGGCAACGATCAAAAGCTCTCTTTCGCGGCCCAATGACGTCTCCACCTCCCAGAAGCGCGGTGTGAAGCGACGTCCGACCCGTCCACGCCCCGTCAGGAATTTGAAGAGGCTCCGCCCCTCGTTCGAGATTTTGAAATCCTCACGACCCGATGCATAAAGGCGACCAAGACGCCGTTTGAGCTCTTTTGCTTCAGGGCTGATTTTGCGGGCAAAGAGACAGTCCTGCGACAAGAGCAAGTCATAGTGATCGTTATAGAACGTCACAGGCATGCCGTAATCGGTAAACATCAGGAACGTAAGTGTGCGCGTCTCGATCTCTTTGTCGGGGACGAGATGGCGAACGAGTGTCTGAAAGAACGTTTCGTCCGGAATCCAACTGGTTGCAAAGAAGCGCATGACGTCTTTGCGCTTGCGGGTGAAATCGAGAATCCATTCGATGGTACGGCGACGAAGACACCACCACTGGCTCCCGATCTGGACCTGAATGTCGGTGGGAATGCTGCGCGAGAGGCCAAGCTTTTGCTGCGCGGCAAGCGACCAATAGAAACGGCGCTTTTGGGTGCGTTCGTTGAAGAAATGCCGATAGATCAGGCGTTCCTCTTTGATCCCCGTTTTGATCCAGTCGCTTTCGAAGAAATCGAAGCTCTCGATGTAGTCGACATCGTGGGTATCGAGAAAGCGTTTGGCGTATTTGGCCGATTTGATTGCCATGCAGTCGCCCGACACCATGTAGAAATGGGTCGCTCGTGGGAAAGCCTCGACCGCGGCTTCGACCGCATAGAGCGTCGCCTGCACAAGGCTCCACGCCCCCCATCCACATTTGATTCGCTTTTTGGCAAAGGCGACGTTCGGATTGTCGGCCAAAGCCGATTTTATCTTGTCGAAATGGGCTCTGGGCGCTCGTGCGTCGAAGTGGATAGAGATAAAGTCACCCACAGCCGTAAGCTGCTGCGCCTGAAAAATGATCGCATCAGGATCCTTGTGACAGAGAAGAATGAATGCGATTTTTGCCATAATAGAAACAATAAGGGGTTTTCAGGCTCTTAGTTTATGCTTGATACCCTGAACAGCCGTTGAATAAACAGGCAAAGTTTGGTTTTTATACGAAAATATCAATCGCAGAGTGCAGGATTCAACCTGACCATTGCAAAGTTGGAGGCGGTTTAATGGGTTTTCCCGGTACTTGGATGACGGAAAGCGAGAGCGTGGTCTACCGCGTCGTGCCGAAATGTGCGTGCTCGACGATCGGTCAGATCATGTTTTATTCAGATCACGGCAAATTTTTCGACGGGGATATCCACGACGCCCAAGGCGGCATGCATAAATGGTCGATCGAAGCGAGCCAGCCCAAGATCACCGAGAATGTGCAAAAGCACACCTCCTATGCCTTTACCTGCGTGCGCAATCCCTATACCCGAATCCTGTCTTCCTTCTTTGACAAGATTTGCGGCATTCAACGCAACGGCAAACGCTATCGCGGCAACCTCGTTCCTTTGCTGATCCAGAAATACGGCATCGAAGTCGGAGATCCGAAAAACGGGTTCGAGTTCGACCAGATCAAATCCTTCCGCCGGTTTTTGCTCTTTGCGCGTGACACCATCAAATACCGCCGCCCCATGGACCCTGATATCCATTGGTCTGCGATGAGCGGGCACATCTCGACGTTCATCTGTAACGGCGGGAGATACGACAACATTTTCTGGACAGAGAAATTCAACGAAGGCATGCAATCAGTGCTCGATAATATCGACACACCGAAGTTCGTGGACCTCAAGCAAATCCCGCGCTTCAACGAGAGCGAAGGCCACGGCCCGAAACGGCTCCACCCTGTCGAAGACTACTTCGACGATCTCTCGATGCATCTGGTCTATGAAATCTACAAAAAGGATTTCTTGCTGTTCAAATACGACTTCGAGAATCCGGCAAACAAAATGCCGATCGGCGAGATCGACCTCGCCGAAGTGCACGCCAAACTCGGGAACTAATGAAAAAGCCGGCGAGATGCCGGCTTTTCTTTATACAAGGTTCTGGTCGGCGAGGAGCGCTTTGAGATCGCTCTGGGCGCGCGGTCCCATATGGCGGATCACTTCGCCCGCCACAGTGCACCCGATGCGGCCACAGGTCTCCAGATCACGGCCAAGCGCCAGTCCATAGAGGAAACCCGCCGCAAAGCCGTCTCCCGCGCCTGTCGCATCCACGGGGACGATCTTTTCCACGGGCACATCGGCGCGCTCGGTGCCGGCGATAATCGTCACCCCGTCGCCCGAGCGGGTGCAGGCGACGAGCGGACAGATCGCAGCGGTCTTGGCCAGTGCAGCCTCAAGATCATCGGTTTCCCAAAGCGACTTGATCTCGTCTTCGTTGCCGATCACGTAGTCAAGCTCGTTCTCGATGAGACGCAAAAAGTCGGCGCGATGGCGTTCCACGCAGAAGGGATCGGAAATCGCGATCCCCGCTTTGCCGCCCGCATCACGGCAGGCCCGCGCCATCGAAATGAACGCCTCTTTGCCCTTGTCTTTGTCAAAAAGATACCCTTCGAGGAACACGATCTCCGCCTCGCGTGCAACGTCGAGATCAACGTCGTCGGGGCCCAGCTCTGCGGAAATGCCCAGATAGGTGTTCATCGAACGCTCGCCATCGGGAGAGACGAAAATCATTGACCGCGAGGTCGGAAGCTCACCCCCTGCAACGGGCGGATTGACAAAGCGTGTGCCGTCTTGCTCCATCGCTTCGGCGTAAAAACGGCCCAAGGCGTCATCGTGCACGCGGCCGACAAACCCCGTGCGCAGCCCCAGTTTACCGATCCCCGCAAGCGTATTCGCAACCGATCCGCCCGCAGCCTGTGTGCGGCCCTCCATTGCGCCATAGAGGATCTCGGCACGGTCCCGCTCGACAAGCTGCATGATGCCTTTCTCGATGCCCATCAGCTCGAGAAAGCTGTCATCGGCCTTGGTCAGCACGTCCACGATGGCATTGCCGATCCCGACAACCTGAAAGTTTTTCATAGGTTCTTATCCTCGAAGTCGCAAAGGTCGCGGATCAAACAAGCCGCGCATTTGGGTTTACGGGCCACGCATGTATAGCGACCATGAAGGATTAGCCAGTGGTGTGCGTGAAGTTGAAAATCGGCGGGGATGTGGTCTTCGATTGCGCGTTCGACGGCATCCACATCTTTGCCGGGGGCAATGCCCGTGCGGTTACCGACGCGGAAGATATGGGTATCCACCGCCTGCGCCGGCTGTTTCCACCACATGTTCAGGACCACATTCGCAGTCTTGCGCCCCACACCGGGAAGAGATTGGAGCGCGGCGCGCGAACAGGGCACTTCGCCGCCGTATTGATCGACGAGGATCTGGCTCATCTTGATGACGTTCTTGGCCTTTTGCCGAAAAAGACCGATCGTCTTGATATGTTCGGTCAGCCCCTCTTCGCCAAGTGCGAGCATCTTCTCGGGCGTATCTGCGATCTTGAAGAGCTCTTTGGTGGCTTTGTTCACCCCTGCATCGGTCGCCTGCGCCGACAGCGCAACCGCCACGACAAGCGTATAGGCATTGACATGATCAAGCTCGCCCTTGGGTTCGGCCTCGGCCGCGCGAAAACGCGTGAATATCTCGCGGATGGTGTGATAATCGAGTTGCTTTGCCATGGCACGGGTATGCCCAAGCGCTTGGCATGGAACAAGTGCGAATGCGCAAGAAGCGGGTCGCATCGCTTCGGGTAAAGGCATAGCGTTGCGCACATGGAACAGGAACAAGCATATCATTTCGGAGTGATTCAACGGGCGATCGAGATCATCGATCAGGCCCCGCGCCTCTCACTCGAAGAGCTCTCTGCGCGGCTCGGAATGAGCCCCTCGCATTTTCAGCGGGTCTTTTCGAAATGGGTCGGGGTGTCGCCCAAGAAATACCAAGAATACCTTGCAATCGATCACGCAAAGGCCCTGCTCCGCCAAAGGTATTCCACCCTCAGAACCACGGACGAGGCGGGCCTGACGAGCCAAGGCAGGCTGCACGATCTGTTCCTGAGATGGGAAGCGATGAGCCCCGGGACCTTTGCCCAAGAGGGAGCAGGACTTGTGATCCATTACGGTTGGTTTCCAAGCCCCTTTGGACCTGCGCTTGTCATGGGGACCGACAAGGGCATTTGCGGAATGGCATTCTCGGCGGAAATGGGCCCCGAGGGCGCGATGCAGGATCTCACCCGCCGCTGGCCCAAAGCCACCTTTTCGGAACGCCCTGACGCTCTTGCAGCCTGGGTGACGCAGGCTTTCGGTGGGTCCCTCACCACTGTCAAAACGCCGCTCGTCCTTGTCGGCGCTCCCTTCCAGATCAAAGTCTGGGAAGCGCTTCTCAATATCCCGTCGGGCCATGTGACGACCTATTCCGATGTCGCCACCGCCATCGGAAGCCCGAACGCCGTAAGAGCTGTCGGCACCGCAATCGGGCGCAATCCGATCAGCTGGCTGATTCCCTGCCATCGTGCGTTACGCAAATCGGGCGAGCTTGGGGGGTATCACTGGGGCTTGGGGGTGAAGCGCGCGCTTCTCGCCTATGAAGCGGCTCAAACGGATTTCTAACGAACGGCGGAACTCTGCCGCTCTTGGGCTGTTATTGGATAGCAAAGCAAATTGCGCTTTAACCGAAGAGCAAATCGCGCATAGTGCGCTCAAAACCCAGATTGGAATGACCAATGACATTGACCAAAACAACGCTTCTCGGCGCAGTCGCTGCGCTGGCTTTCACCACCGCCTGCACCAGCAGCCTGCAAGATCCGAGCAATCCGAACCGTAACGCACAGCAAAGCGCGATTGTAGGCGCAG encodes:
- a CDS encoding HIT domain-containing protein; amino-acid sequence: MSFAYDDQNVFAKILRGEIPNKTVYENEHALAFEDIAPQAPIHVLVIPKGPYMSLDHFAMEASADEQVGFMKAIAEVCKIVGVEDGFRAIANTRDHGHQEVPHLHVHICAGKPLGPMLVR
- a CDS encoding bifunctional helix-turn-helix domain-containing protein/methylated-DNA--[protein]-cysteine S-methyltransferase, encoding MEQEQAYHFGVIQRAIEIIDQAPRLSLEELSARLGMSPSHFQRVFSKWVGVSPKKYQEYLAIDHAKALLRQRYSTLRTTDEAGLTSQGRLHDLFLRWEAMSPGTFAQEGAGLVIHYGWFPSPFGPALVMGTDKGICGMAFSAEMGPEGAMQDLTRRWPKATFSERPDALAAWVTQAFGGSLTTVKTPLVLVGAPFQIKVWEALLNIPSGHVTTYSDVATAIGSPNAVRAVGTAIGRNPISWLIPCHRALRKSGELGGYHWGLGVKRALLAYEAAQTDF
- a CDS encoding sulfotransferase family protein gives rise to the protein MGFPGTWMTESESVVYRVVPKCACSTIGQIMFYSDHGKFFDGDIHDAQGGMHKWSIEASQPKITENVQKHTSYAFTCVRNPYTRILSSFFDKICGIQRNGKRYRGNLVPLLIQKYGIEVGDPKNGFEFDQIKSFRRFLLFARDTIKYRRPMDPDIHWSAMSGHISTFICNGGRYDNIFWTEKFNEGMQSVLDNIDTPKFVDLKQIPRFNESEGHGPKRLHPVEDYFDDLSMHLVYEIYKKDFLLFKYDFENPANKMPIGEIDLAEVHAKLGN
- a CDS encoding ferredoxin, producing MQRAEIEALANAEGLTISGVVQATVEKPLPNGAASLILLSPLEPLFWAHVQKSAEARDGTPDPLDRWSLRVISEMALRLDGEPFFPFGGPPYHPFYTWAIDGGEVHVSPVALLTSQRAGLFTSFRGAIALSERIASEYVPSPCAGCAQPCTTSCPVGAMGPNGYDVPKCHAFLDSSEGRDCLSNGCRARRACPAGTNRLSEQSAHHMSYFHR
- the nth gene encoding endonuclease III translates to MAKQLDYHTIREIFTRFRAAEAEPKGELDHVNAYTLVVAVALSAQATDAGVNKATKELFKIADTPEKMLALGEEGLTEHIKTIGLFRQKAKNVIKMSQILVDQYGGEVPCSRAALQSLPGVGRKTANVVLNMWWKQPAQAVDTHIFRVGNRTGIAPGKDVDAVERAIEDHIPADFQLHAHHWLILHGRYTCVARKPKCAACLIRDLCDFEDKNL
- a CDS encoding DUF5928 domain-containing protein, which codes for MAKIAFILLCHKDPDAIIFQAQQLTAVGDFISIHFDARAPRAHFDKIKSALADNPNVAFAKKRIKCGWGAWSLVQATLYAVEAAVEAFPRATHFYMVSGDCMAIKSAKYAKRFLDTHDVDYIESFDFFESDWIKTGIKEERLIYRHFFNERTQKRRFYWSLAAQQKLGLSRSIPTDIQVQIGSQWWCLRRRTIEWILDFTRKRKDVMRFFATSWIPDETFFQTLVRHLVPDKEIETRTLTFLMFTDYGMPVTFYNDHYDLLLSQDCLFARKISPEAKELKRRLGRLYASGREDFKISNEGRSLFKFLTGRGRVGRRFTPRFWEVETSLGRERELLIVACKKWHVAKRLIGSIKHFTDIPALDFLFNEESTPLPDLGGIEKTLEKRHRHRRALMRMLFDYHETDRLIICLDTASLDLMQDFFSDRSKTQLLEIDCEFSNEYLEGHAKRVGLAGEQTSAEAMALLLPTVLNDVLFESDRIRDANFPDHLKLRERATVEENAEVLEEFLDISKDLARQIAETPYLFYD
- a CDS encoding adenosine kinase; this translates as MKNFQVVGIGNAIVDVLTKADDSFLELMGIEKGIMQLVERDRAEILYGAMEGRTQAAGGSVANTLAGIGKLGLRTGFVGRVHDDALGRFYAEAMEQDGTRFVNPPVAGGELPTSRSMIFVSPDGERSMNTYLGISAELGPDDVDLDVAREAEIVFLEGYLFDKDKGKEAFISMARACRDAGGKAGIAISDPFCVERHRADFLRLIENELDYVIGNEDEIKSLWETDDLEAALAKTAAICPLVACTRSGDGVTIIAGTERADVPVEKIVPVDATGAGDGFAAGFLYGLALGRDLETCGRIGCTVAGEVIRHMGPRAQSDLKALLADQNLV
- a CDS encoding histidine phosphatase family protein, whose protein sequence is MTLRLILTRHAKSDWGNPALDDKDRSLNGRGKADAPKIGAWIKSMGYEPQEVLCSSATRTQETLRGLGYDHAPAIKVLDALYLAEPEDILALLGTVQSATVQVIAHNPGIGVLANALLEDEPDHPDFYRYPTGATAIIDFDQADWSGIKAGTLVDFRVPRDL